The genomic DNA CACGCTGGAGCGCGCCCAGGCCGAGATCGCCACGGTGAACTGGCGCCTGAGCGAGGAGCACCGCGACACGAACGAGGGCGTGACGGCCAGCGCCCGCCCGCTCCAGGAGGCGATGCGCGGCGACACTTCGCAGGCGGCGCTGCTCTTTCAGGGCATCACGCTGCTGGTGCTGCTGATCGCGTGGGCGAACGTGGCGAACCTGCTGCTGGCCCGCTCGGTGGGCCGCCGCAAGGAGATCGCGGTGCGGGGCGCGCTGGGCGCCACGCGGGCCCGCATCGTCCGGCAGCTGGTGGCGGAGGGCCTGGTGCTGGGCACGCTGGGCGGCGGCGCGGGCCTGGCGCTGGGGATCTGGGGGCGCAACCTGCTGGCGCGCGCCATCCCCATCGACCTGCCGTTCTGGGTGAGCTTCTCGTTGGACTGGCGGGTGGTGGCCTTCGTGGTGACCATCTCGCTGGTGGGCGTGCTCTTCTTCGCCCTCGCGCCGGCGGTGCAGCTGCGCGAGGCGGACCTGCAGGAGTCGCTGAAGTCCGGCGGCACGCGCGGCGGCACGGACCAGCGCGGCGGCCGGGTGCAGGGGGGGCTGGTGGTGGCGGAGACGGCGCTGGCGCTGGTGCTGCTCATCAGCGCGGCGATGCTCACGCGCAGCCTTCTTCGCCTCCAGGGCATGGACGCGGGCTTCGAGCCTGCGGGCGTGGCGACGGGCCGCATCTCGCTCTCCCCCAGCCGGTATCCCAAGCCGGAGCAGCAGGTCGCGCTGTGGGCGCGGCTGGCGGAGCGGGTGCGCACGCTTCCGGGCGTGGAGGCGACGGCGGTGACGGGCGCGCTGCCGCTGAGCCGCGGCAGCCACGGCTCGGCCATCGCCATCGAGGGCCGCCCGCCGGCGGAGGACGGCAACGAGCCGTTCGCGCTGAGCGGCACGGTGAGCCCGGACTACTTCCGCCTGATGCGGATCCCGGTGCGCGCCGGCCGCGGGGTGGACGCCAGCGACCGGGCGGACGGGCTGCCCGCGGCGGTGGTGAACGAGGCGATGGCGAAGCGCTTCTGGCCAGGGGAGAGCGCGGTGGGCCGCCGCGTGCGCTTCGGGAACGCGGGGCCGTGGCGGACCGTCGTGGGCGTCGTCGCGGACGTGAAGGACTCGCGCCTGGCGAACCCCACGCTGCCCACGGTCTACGTGCCGCTCGCGCAGTCGGCGCTGTCGTTCGGCTACATCGTGGTCCGCACGGCGGGCGACCCTGCGGCGGTGATCCCCGGCGTGCGGGCAGAGCTGCGCGGCATCGATCCGTCGCTGGCGATGGACCAGACGTTCACGCTGCCCGAGGTAGTGCTGCGGTCCATGTGGCTGTCGCGGCTGTACGCCTGGCTGGCCGGCGTGTTCGCGGTGATCGCGCTTGGGCTTTCCGCCGTGGGGACGTACGGGCTGCTGGGGTACATGGTGCGGCAGCGGACGCAGGAGATCGGGGTGCGCGCGGCGCTGGGAGCCCGGCCCCGCGACCTGGTCGCGCTGTTCGTTCGCCGCGGGGCGCGCCTGGCCACGCTCGCCATCCTGATCGGCCTGCCGGTGTCCGCAGCGCTGGTGCGGCTGCTGTCTTCGCTGCTGTACGGCGTGGGCGTGGGCGACCTGGTGGTCTTCGTCGCCGTGCCGGTGGTGATGATGGGCGTGGCCCTCTTCGCCAGCTTCGCCCCCGCCTGGGCTGCCGCCCGCGTCGAGCCCTCCATCGCGCTCCGGCACGACTGAATGCCCCCTCCCGCTCGCTTAGGCTCGCACCCTCCCCCGCAAGCGGGAGAGGGTTGGGGTTCGGAGCGCTTCGGGCAGCGGCGTGCGGCGGAATGCCCGGCGACGACTGCGCAAAAGCTGCCTTCGCAGATAAACGGCAGCGATACCGTGCGGATGATGCGATGATCCCGCGGCGGCAGGCCGCGCAGGCGGCCTTCGCGCCGTTGTAGCCCGCAGCTTTAGCCGCCCGGGCGCTGCCTTCGCTAGGACCTTTCAGACACACGGCTCGCCGCCGTCCGACGGCATTGACCACTGTCCCGAGCGACGCGGACGCTGCTCCTCAGCTCTACGCACCACATCTACCGAAGGACGACCATCATGGGAATGGACGCGAGCCGGAAGGCGCTGATCAAGTCGGCCATCGCCGCGGAGCTGCGGCTGCCGGAGGAGGTGCTGGACGACGCGGCGACGGTGGCGTCGGTGGGCCTGGACTCGCTGGGCCTGGCGCAGTCGGTGGTCGCCGTGGAAGGCGCGCTGGGCGCCGAGATCGACACCACCGTGCTGTCGGAGCAGCTCGCGCCGGAGATGACGCTGGGCCAGCTGGTCGACATCATCGAGAGCTCGCTGATGGACGCGCCCGCGGCCGCGCTGGGATGACCACGCGCCCGGACGTGCCCGCGCGCGACCCGCGCATCGCGGAGGTGGTGCGCGAGCACGTGGCCCCGCTCGCGGACGCGTGGGAGCGCGAGCGCGTGGTGCCGTACGCCGCCGCGCGCGCCCTGGCCCGCGCCCGCCTGCTGCCCGTGCGCGCGCACGACGCCGCGGAGGCCATGCGCCGCCGCCTGGAGCTGGCCGCGCTGCTGGGCCGCACCGGCTCGCTGGGCACCGCGCTCACCGTGCTGCACGCCGTCTCGGCGCCGCTGGCGGTGCTGGAGCGCCTGGCGTGCGGCACGGCGCGCGAGCTGTTCCTGGAGCCCGCCCGCGCCGGTGATGCCTGCGGCGCCGTCGCCTTCCCCGTGGACGGCGCGCGCCGAATCTCCCTCCGCACGGTGGATGGCGGCGTGGAGATGGACG from Longimicrobiaceae bacterium includes the following:
- a CDS encoding ABC transporter permease, whose product is MQRDVRFAARSLFRTRGFLALVVGAIALGIGANTTVFSVLNTLVLKPLPFEHSERLVMLDERAPQSGNADWMTTSFLDFLDWRAQARSFEGMAAFYDAAFNLSGDGEAERTSGAGVSENLFQVLRTKPILGRGFTAEEGRPGGPAVAVLGHSLWTRRYGADPRVLGRTMLIDGAPYTIVGVMPEGFRFPEYADLWVPLRLDPAQSRRDRRFLAVVGRLAPGATLERAQAEIATVNWRLSEEHRDTNEGVTASARPLQEAMRGDTSQAALLFQGITLLVLLIAWANVANLLLARSVGRRKEIAVRGALGATRARIVRQLVAEGLVLGTLGGGAGLALGIWGRNLLARAIPIDLPFWVSFSLDWRVVAFVVTISLVGVLFFALAPAVQLREADLQESLKSGGTRGGTDQRGGRVQGGLVVAETALALVLLISAAMLTRSLLRLQGMDAGFEPAGVATGRISLSPSRYPKPEQQVALWARLAERVRTLPGVEATAVTGALPLSRGSHGSAIAIEGRPPAEDGNEPFALSGTVSPDYFRLMRIPVRAGRGVDASDRADGLPAAVVNEAMAKRFWPGESAVGRRVRFGNAGPWRTVVGVVADVKDSRLANPTLPTVYVPLAQSALSFGYIVVRTAGDPAAVIPGVRAELRGIDPSLAMDQTFTLPEVVLRSMWLSRLYAWLAGVFAVIALGLSAVGTYGLLGYMVRQRTQEIGVRAALGARPRDLVALFVRRGARLATLAILIGLPVSAALVRLLSSLLYGVGVGDLVVFVAVPVVMMGVALFASFAPAWAAARVEPSIALRHD
- a CDS encoding acyl carrier protein produces the protein MGMDASRKALIKSAIAAELRLPEEVLDDAATVASVGLDSLGLAQSVVAVEGALGAEIDTTVLSEQLAPEMTLGQLVDIIESSLMDAPAAALG